In Desulforegula conservatrix Mb1Pa, one DNA window encodes the following:
- the rsmG gene encoding 16S rRNA (guanine(527)-N(7))-methyltransferase RsmG has protein sequence MNKKNVDNFGTRPAPSFNKNSFQGRDNPSEKSMKSILSGCGIHLDDKQARLLWQYHQLLRKFNPDINLTRIHNFSNMVQKLYADSIMPSNFMMLPTPLIDLGTGPGMPGIPLKIVSPDVHIILSESRGKRNDFLRTVISELGLDGIEVLGAGMYPESRIQVNGVITRAVEDIPETLDRISGSLARDGLAIFMKGPECEDEIAKTLRNFKKDYVLEQDTPYVIKGTAHERRLVVFRRVSSPVWQVNIERASELKIKQIESDRNDIFRDLLKLLGGRGIKKAGKTIVSGSKQVFDVLESMPEICEAWITKNDTPPPPDSSPDGMYWFQLAPKLYEELDVFGTKTPLLLVRTPEIEEWNQDAADMGCTLFVPFQDPENVGAVIRSAAAFGVSAVVMLEGSANPYHPKAVRSSGAAVFHVKIYNGPLMENLDADSASGMPIMSLSAEGEDISGYTFPERFGLLAGVEGQGLSDKWRANALSIPINPAVESLNAATSASIALYLWASSTGKK, from the coding sequence ATGAATAAAAAAAATGTTGATAACTTTGGGACGCGTCCTGCGCCTTCCTTTAATAAAAATTCTTTTCAGGGCAGGGACAATCCTTCTGAAAAGAGCATGAAATCCATTCTTTCGGGCTGCGGAATTCATCTTGATGATAAACAGGCGCGCCTTTTATGGCAGTATCATCAATTGCTCAGAAAATTCAACCCGGATATCAATCTGACCAGAATCCATAACTTTTCGAATATGGTTCAGAAGCTTTATGCAGATTCCATAATGCCGTCAAATTTTATGATGCTGCCCACTCCGCTTATAGATCTCGGAACCGGACCAGGAATGCCAGGAATTCCGCTCAAGATTGTTTCTCCTGATGTTCATATCATACTATCTGAGTCAAGGGGCAAGAGAAACGACTTTCTCCGTACTGTAATAAGTGAGCTGGGACTTGACGGTATAGAAGTGCTCGGCGCTGGGATGTATCCTGAATCAAGAATTCAGGTTAACGGAGTCATAACAAGGGCTGTCGAGGATATCCCGGAAACCCTTGACAGGATATCAGGTTCCCTTGCAAGGGATGGGCTTGCCATCTTCATGAAAGGGCCTGAATGTGAAGATGAAATAGCAAAGACACTTAGAAATTTTAAAAAAGATTATGTTCTGGAACAGGATACTCCTTACGTTATCAAAGGAACTGCTCATGAAAGGCGGCTTGTTGTTTTCAGGCGCGTGTCTTCTCCTGTATGGCAGGTAAATATTGAAAGGGCTTCTGAATTGAAAATTAAACAGATAGAAAGCGACAGAAACGATATTTTCAGGGATCTCCTGAAGCTTCTTGGCGGCCGTGGAATCAAGAAGGCAGGCAAAACAATTGTCTCAGGATCCAAGCAGGTTTTTGACGTGCTTGAGTCAATGCCTGAAATATGTGAGGCATGGATCACAAAAAACGATACACCTCCGCCTCCTGATTCTTCCCCGGACGGTATGTACTGGTTTCAGCTTGCGCCAAAACTTTATGAAGAACTGGATGTATTCGGCACAAAGACGCCTCTTCTTCTTGTCAGAACTCCTGAAATTGAAGAATGGAATCAGGATGCGGCAGATATGGGTTGTACGCTTTTTGTGCCTTTCCAGGATCCTGAAAATGTTGGAGCGGTCATAAGATCAGCGGCAGCTTTCGGAGTAAGCGCGGTTGTCATGCTTGAAGGCAGCGCAAATCCTTATCATCCCAAGGCTGTCAGAAGTTCAGGCGCAGCTGTTTTTCATGTTAAGATTTATAATGGGCCATTAATGGAAAACCTTGATGCTGATTCTGCTTCAGGAATGCCGATCATGTCTTTATCAGCAGAAGGAGAAGACATTTCTGGCTATACTTTTCCTGAAAGATTCGGACTTCTTGCAGGAGTGGAAGGGCAGGGCCTTTCCGATAAGTGGAGGGCTAACGCGCTTTCTATCCCTATAAATCCGGCTGTTGAATCGTTGAACGCAGCGACTTCAGCTTCGATAGCTCTTTATCTTTGGGCTTCATCCACCGGAAAGAAATAA
- a CDS encoding RluA family pseudouridine synthase encodes MIKSDRPTNKHQPRGLAILHEDIDIIVVVKSAGLLTIGTDREKSKTAHYLLNDYVRKGNPKSRNRVYVVHRLDKDTSGVIIFAKSEQAKKILQENWENTEKHYLAIVHGRLTAKEGTISSYLVENKAQRVYSTNDASKGKLSHTAYKISEESKRFSLVDIHLLTGRKHQIRVHFAEKGHPVVGDRKYENKDIASTRLALHARSISFTHPFTYKLMTFDTGVPEDFIRLFRRL; translated from the coding sequence ATGATTAAAAGCGACCGTCCGACCAATAAGCATCAACCAAGAGGACTGGCAATCCTGCACGAGGACATAGATATCATTGTGGTGGTAAAATCGGCTGGACTGCTGACCATTGGCACTGATCGGGAAAAATCGAAAACGGCCCACTATCTTCTCAACGATTATGTACGCAAGGGAAATCCAAAATCAAGAAACAGGGTATATGTGGTACATCGCTTAGATAAGGATACGTCCGGTGTAATTATTTTTGCCAAAAGCGAACAGGCTAAAAAAATCCTGCAGGAGAATTGGGAGAATACCGAAAAACACTACCTGGCCATCGTTCATGGCCGACTGACGGCAAAAGAGGGAACGATCTCATCCTATCTGGTCGAGAATAAAGCCCAGAGAGTATACTCTACCAATGATGCGTCCAAGGGGAAGCTATCTCATACGGCCTACAAAATTTCGGAAGAATCTAAAAGGTTCAGCCTGGTTGATATCCATCTTCTCACTGGCCGCAAGCACCAGATTCGCGTGCACTTTGCGGAAAAGGGCCATCCAGTAGTCGGTGACAGGAAATACGAAAATAAGGACATAGCTTCAACACGGCTCGCCCTTCATGCCAGATCAATTTCTTTCACCCACCCCTTCACCTATAAGCTCATGACCTTTGACACCGGGGTACCTGAGGATTTTATCCGTCTGTTCCGTAGGCTGTAG
- a CDS encoding RluA family pseudouridine synthase has translation MIIKDYLFTPEWPVLYMDNHLFALYKPAGLPVQGDESGDISLLDIGKLWLKEKFNKPGNVFLGLVHRLDRPVAGVMLFCRTSKAAGRISEQIRSREINKTYIAVLEGDIGMESGRLFNHIERIPGKSSIIVKAKTKNSSEASLCFKTIESSQSGSLVEIDLETGRHHQIRIQFACIGHPVKGDLRYGAPKPMPEKQIALFARSLEIDHPITGERLLIEAPIPSGWPWKMGNKEDIFWNWSEIKSKIKAC, from the coding sequence ATGATTATTAAAGATTATCTTTTTACACCCGAGTGGCCAGTCCTTTACATGGACAACCACCTGTTTGCTCTATACAAACCCGCAGGTCTTCCTGTTCAGGGAGATGAAAGCGGAGACATCTCACTTCTTGACATAGGAAAGCTCTGGTTAAAAGAAAAATTCAACAAGCCCGGCAATGTTTTTCTTGGACTTGTCCACAGGCTTGACAGACCGGTTGCTGGCGTGATGCTGTTTTGCAGGACATCAAAGGCTGCCGGAAGAATAAGCGAGCAGATCAGATCGAGGGAAATCAATAAAACCTATATTGCTGTTCTTGAAGGTGACATTGGAATGGAATCCGGCAGACTTTTCAATCATATTGAAAGAATTCCCGGTAAATCATCTATAATTGTAAAGGCAAAAACAAAAAACTCCAGCGAGGCCAGCCTTTGCTTTAAAACAATAGAATCGTCCCAGTCAGGTTCATTGGTCGAAATAGACCTTGAAACAGGAAGACATCACCAGATAAGAATACAATTTGCCTGCATTGGACATCCTGTAAAAGGGGATCTCAGATATGGCGCGCCAAAGCCTATGCCTGAAAAACAGATTGCTCTTTTTGCCAGAAGTCTTGAAATTGATCATCCAATCACAGGTGAAAGACTTTTGATAGAAGCTCCGATACCTTCAGGATGGCCCTGGAAAATGGGAAACAAAGAAGATATTTTCTGGAACTGGTCAGAAATAAAAAGTAAGATCAAGGCCTGTTAA
- a CDS encoding DUF4826 family protein has protein sequence MTKEDYDDPETEERWCEEQKSIVTAYLHSQGVKYGRVGDWPAWHVAPYVSIWAVESLKYPECIGWWVISGDLPTDCISSSDIKAPQHPRKAIKAMAERWLQYVDEFKKGEKPADYCIGNTDSFEELMPLLVKRANLLIEWAKDDSLWSDL, from the coding sequence ATGACAAAAGAAGATTATGATGATCCTGAAACTGAAGAAAGATGGTGTGAGGAGCAAAAATCCATTGTTACCGCCTATCTTCATTCTCAAGGAGTAAAATATGGGCGTGTTGGGGATTGGCCAGCCTGGCATGTTGCTCCGTATGTTTCAATCTGGGCTGTAGAGAGTCTCAAATATCCGGAATGTATTGGATGGTGGGTAATTTCTGGAGATCTCCCGACCGATTGTATATCTTCTTCTGATATAAAAGCGCCTCAGCATCCAAGAAAGGCTATAAAAGCCATGGCTGAGCGTTGGCTTCAATATGTGGATGAATTTAAAAAAGGGGAAAAGCCTGCTGATTATTGTATTGGCAATACAGACTCATTTGAGGAGTTGATGCCTCTGCTTGTAAAAAGAGCCAATTTATTGATTGAATGGGCTAAGGACGACTCGCTCTGGAGTGATTTATGA
- a CDS encoding TrlF family AAA-like ATPase: MTWIGSKWWKFDFHNHTPESDDYGKGPNQAQHKQISHKDWLLNYMRQGVDCVAVTDHNSGAWIDPLKQALLELASDGRPDYRPLYLFPGVEITVQGNIHILAISGTDKTSSDIDSLLGAVRYRATKGKSDGCSECSAVEVINEIAKFGGLAIPAHVNQANGLFTNFTGNTLEQVLDNKNVFAMEVTDLAQVKPQLYTNKNLNWAEVVGTDSHHPMGTSGQSYPGSHFTWVKMSEPSYDGLRLALIDGSLSLKRSDFFTGDPNTHGQLAIESIVVDKAKYLGRGKPFSCQLNPWLNTIIGGRGTGKSTSLEFLRIALKRKGEIPKSLDNEFYKYSQTSNNRQDEGLLTSQTVITVGFRKDGGRFRITWSNAGDNYVIEEEISPGTWSTSEGDIAQRFPVRIYSQKQIFELAKHPQALLQVVDDAPAVNHRDWQLECDELVSKYLSFRAQAREVQSGLQEESVIKGQLEDVKRKLEVFEKAGHAGVLKAYQLRQNQSKAIDSWEKTWEDCAEKVRDISGSLLPLELDLQYFNPEDTEDNELIGTLAGIRVTFEKIQNEMNSIAQRINEVKISWIQERPSLEISKKITTANREYTDLLYQLNAVGAGDPLEYGVLVKQRQDFEEKLKGFNKKRETLAKHQKSADDCLDKLHGHRAKITKLREDFLEVTLVGNSYVQINVIPFGNKVTIEEEFRKLIDRSNGGFERDIGLIGGDEGLLSTLTKNPAKTMKEKVAGLKSTLFAIHAKDSTAVAEAKDRRFVSHIQGLTSEQIDRIQCWFPDDSLDVRYSLKEGESFKPVEQGSPGQKTAALLAFILSYGNEPLVLDQPEDDLDNHLIYDLIVTQLREIKQKRQVLVVTHNSNIVVNGDAENVIALDVRSGQTRIVTQGGLQEPTIRDEICRVMEGGKEAFDQRYKRINAGIT; encoded by the coding sequence ATGACGTGGATTGGTTCAAAGTGGTGGAAGTTCGATTTTCATAATCACACACCGGAATCGGATGATTATGGAAAAGGCCCTAATCAGGCTCAGCATAAGCAGATATCTCATAAGGATTGGCTGCTCAACTACATGCGGCAAGGCGTTGATTGCGTTGCAGTGACGGATCACAATTCAGGTGCCTGGATTGATCCACTCAAGCAGGCACTTCTGGAGTTGGCATCTGACGGGCGTCCGGATTATCGACCGCTCTACCTATTTCCTGGGGTTGAGATAACCGTACAGGGGAATATCCACATCCTGGCTATTTCCGGCACAGATAAGACCTCCTCTGATATTGATTCTCTCCTGGGTGCCGTCAGGTATCGTGCCACCAAGGGGAAAAGTGACGGCTGTTCTGAATGCTCAGCCGTTGAGGTGATTAATGAAATAGCAAAATTTGGCGGGCTGGCGATCCCCGCTCATGTCAACCAGGCCAACGGTCTTTTTACTAATTTTACTGGCAACACGCTTGAGCAGGTTCTCGACAACAAGAATGTATTTGCCATGGAGGTGACGGATCTTGCTCAGGTAAAGCCACAACTCTACACCAACAAGAATTTGAATTGGGCCGAGGTAGTTGGAACCGATTCTCATCATCCGATGGGAACCTCTGGCCAAAGCTATCCGGGCAGCCATTTTACCTGGGTAAAGATGTCGGAACCGTCCTATGACGGATTGCGGTTGGCACTTATTGACGGCTCACTCTCACTGAAGCGTTCTGACTTTTTTACAGGCGATCCTAACACTCATGGCCAGCTCGCTATCGAAAGCATCGTGGTTGATAAAGCGAAGTACCTGGGCAGAGGGAAACCTTTTTCCTGTCAACTCAACCCTTGGCTTAACACTATCATTGGTGGACGAGGCACTGGTAAATCGACTTCATTGGAGTTTCTGCGAATTGCTCTCAAACGGAAGGGAGAGATACCCAAAAGCCTTGATAATGAATTCTACAAATACAGTCAGACGTCGAACAATCGCCAAGATGAAGGCCTCTTAACGAGTCAAACAGTTATCACCGTCGGTTTTCGAAAAGATGGTGGACGCTTTCGAATCACGTGGTCTAATGCTGGCGACAATTACGTAATAGAGGAAGAGATCTCGCCTGGAACTTGGAGTACATCCGAAGGAGATATTGCGCAAAGGTTCCCGGTCAGGATTTATAGCCAGAAACAGATTTTCGAGTTGGCGAAGCATCCCCAGGCGCTATTGCAAGTCGTCGATGATGCCCCAGCTGTCAATCATCGTGATTGGCAACTTGAATGTGATGAGCTGGTTTCCAAGTATCTCTCATTTAGAGCACAGGCGCGTGAAGTCCAGTCTGGCCTTCAAGAAGAATCGGTAATCAAAGGTCAGCTCGAGGATGTCAAGCGTAAACTCGAGGTTTTTGAAAAGGCTGGGCATGCAGGCGTCCTTAAAGCTTATCAGCTTAGACAGAACCAGAGCAAGGCCATTGATTCCTGGGAAAAGACTTGGGAAGATTGCGCTGAAAAAGTTAGGGATATTTCAGGAAGTCTGTTGCCGCTTGAATTGGATTTACAGTATTTTAATCCCGAAGATACAGAGGATAATGAGTTAATCGGCACTTTAGCGGGCATCCGTGTGACGTTTGAGAAGATCCAGAATGAAATGAATTCAATCGCGCAACGTATTAATGAAGTGAAGATCTCCTGGATTCAAGAGCGGCCCAGCCTGGAAATATCGAAAAAAATCACAACGGCGAACCGGGAGTACACCGACCTCCTATATCAACTAAACGCAGTAGGTGCTGGTGATCCTTTAGAATATGGTGTTCTGGTTAAACAGAGACAGGATTTCGAGGAAAAGCTCAAGGGGTTCAACAAAAAACGGGAAACCCTTGCTAAGCATCAGAAGAGCGCGGACGACTGCTTGGACAAGCTTCATGGGCATCGAGCCAAGATAACCAAGCTTCGTGAGGACTTTCTTGAGGTTACCCTCGTCGGCAATTCGTATGTACAGATCAATGTCATACCGTTTGGAAACAAGGTCACGATCGAAGAAGAGTTTCGCAAACTGATCGACAGAAGTAATGGCGGTTTTGAGCGCGACATTGGTTTGATCGGCGGGGATGAGGGGCTTCTATCGACTCTGACGAAGAACCCTGCCAAAACTATGAAAGAAAAGGTTGCAGGTCTGAAATCTACCCTGTTTGCTATCCATGCAAAAGATTCGACAGCCGTAGCAGAGGCCAAAGATCGACGATTTGTCTCCCACATCCAAGGGTTAACCTCCGAGCAAATAGATCGAATCCAGTGTTGGTTCCCAGATGATTCTCTGGATGTTAGGTACAGCCTCAAGGAAGGCGAGAGCTTCAAACCCGTAGAGCAAGGATCACCAGGTCAAAAGACTGCTGCCCTTCTGGCCTTCATCCTCTCGTATGGCAATGAGCCTCTCGTGCTTGATCAGCCGGAAGACGATCTCGACAACCATTTGATTTATGACTTGATCGTAACTCAACTGCGGGAGATCAAACAGAAACGGCAAGTTTTGGTCGTCACTCACAATTCTAACATCGTCGTAAATGGTGATGCAGAAAATGTCATCGCTCTTGATGTGAGGTCTGGGCAAACACGAATTGTCACACAGGGTGGGCTTCAGGAGCCTACCATAAGAGATGAAATATGCCGAGTGATGGAGGGTGGCAAGGAAGCCTTTGATCAGAGATACAAACGAATAAATGCAGGGATTACATAA